A window of Citrus sinensis cultivar Valencia sweet orange chromosome 7, DVS_A1.0, whole genome shotgun sequence contains these coding sequences:
- the LOC102623000 gene encoding protein MIZU-KUSSEI 1-like, whose translation MLNTLCQIKELFMSCCGACPTTFLSHCLPDSLTVCGTIICPVINGKPVRLCLQEGSQSSPLILLDLPLNTSAFSSLIKHGMIRMVFECKCDSAGSKEPLLSNPQWVMYCNGLKMGLARRRELSWKDEWLPEMTRTVSAGAGFLPDKGSGGHKYLRGQFEKVPGSGSDHSQAYHLIDPSDSFGQELSVFFLRH comes from the coding sequence ATGTTGAACACACTCTGCCAGATTAAGGAACTCTTTATGTCCTGCTGCGGGGCTTGCCCAACCACATTCCTTTCTCACTGCTTGCCAGATTCATTAACGGTATGTGGAACCATCATTTGCCCTGTTATTAACGGTAAACCGGTGAGACTATGCCTACAAGAAGGTTCCCAAAGCTCACCATTGATACTCCTGGACCTTCCCCTTAACACATCAGCATTCAGCAGTTTAATCAAACATGGAATGATCCGGATGGTTTTCGAATGCAAGTGTGATTCAGCTGGGTCCAAGGAGCCGCTACTGAGTAATCCTCAGTGGGTCATGTACTGTAACGGGCTGAAAATGGGGCTTGCCAGAAGGCGGGAGCTGTCCTGGAAGGATGAATGGCTGCCGGAGATGACCAGGACTGTCTCCGCTGGAGCGGGGTTCTTGCCCGACAAGGGATCCGGTGGGCACAAGTATCTGAGGGGTCAGTTTGAGAAGGTGCCTGGGAGCGGGTCTGATCATTCTCAGGCTTACCATTTGATTGATCCCTCTGACAGTTTTGGGCAAGAGTTAAGTGTCTTCTTTCTTAGGCATTGA
- the LOC102622405 gene encoding STS14 protein, giving the protein MAQAGLLGILIVFLGICLSSADGKPAPVLPAAAREFLEAHNQARAAVGVAPLKWSEKLGNGTNRVVRFQRNKMGCQFANLTSGKYGANQLWGSGMAVTPRMAVDAWVKEKTFYNHADNSCAPNHICGVYKQVVWRKSLELGCAQATCVKQQVTLTVCFYDPPGNIIGESPY; this is encoded by the coding sequence ATGGCACAAGCTGGCCTGCTTGGAATATTGATTGTATTTCTAGGGATATGCCTGAGCTCAGCCGATGGGAAGCCGGCGCCAGTACTCCCAGCCGCAGCCAGGGAGTTCCTGGAAGCACACAACCAGGCAAGAGCCGCAGTGGGAGTAGCTCCTCTCAAATGGAGCGAGAAGCTGGGCAACGGCACAAATAGAGTAGTCAGAttccaaagaaacaaaatgggGTGCCAATTTGCAAATCTGACAAGCGGCAAATACGGTGCCAACCAGTTATGGGGAAGCGGAATGGCGGTGACACCGCGGATGGCTGTGGATGCTTGGGTGAAAGAGAAGACTTTCTACAATCATGCTGATAATTCATGCGCGCCAAATCACATATGCGGGGTTTACAAGCAAGTTGTGTGGAGAAAGTCTCTGGAATTGGGGTGTGCTCAAGCTACTTGTGTGAAACAGCAAGTTACTTTAACTGTATGCTTTTATGATCCTCCAGGGAACATCATTGGTGAGAGtccttattaa
- the LOC102622105 gene encoding uncharacterized protein LOC102622105 has protein sequence MGICSSCESTHVVTAKLVLQDGRLQEYSYPVKVSYVLQKYPTYFICNSDEMEFDDVLSAISEDEELQPGQLYFALPLSRLRHPLQAEEMAALAVKASNALMKSGDKCACRKKLVCPVTSPGDGSPRKMASGGGAGRLGRGGQGRKFSAMLGAIPEQ, from the coding sequence ATGGGTATTTGCAGTTCTTGTGAATCAACCCATGTAGTCACTGCAAAGCTTGTTCTACAGGATGGAAGATTGCAAGAATATTCATATCCAGTTAAAGTCTCTTACGTTTTACAGAAGTATCCCACTTACTTTATCTGCAACTCGGATGAAATGGAATTCGACGACGTCCTTTCAGCTATAAGCGAAGACGAAGAACTGCAGCCTGGCCAGCTTTACTTCGCATTGCCATTGAGCCGGCTGAGGCATCCCCTTCAGGCTGAAGAAATGGCTGCATTAGCCGTCAAAGCCAGCAATGCTTTAATGAAAAGTGGTGATAAATGCGCCTGTCGTAAGAAATTAGTGTGTCCAGTTACTTCTCCGGGCGACGGCTCTCCCCGGAAGATGGCCTCCGGTGGCGGTGCTGGCCGCTTGGGGAGAGGAGGTCAGGGGAGAAAGTTTTCGGCAATGTTGGGTGCAATACCTGAACAATAA